The DNA window CATACTTTTTCGTCGCAGCTTCCAGCGCTGCGTTCTGCTGCTCCGCTGACATCGACACACCCGAATCAGCGTTCGCCTCGCGGGCTTGCTGCACCTTCTGGTCCAGCGTGCTCATCTGGGCCTGGACAGAGCTGAGCGCAGTCTGGAGCCTGTCCTGGACCAACCGGTCATGTTCGGCGAGCAGGCCCTCCAGCCTTGCATTCGGTTGTTCCGCCGACAGCTTCGCGAGCAGATCGGCCTTCACCTGATGGATTTGTTGCGCCTTCTGGTCCAGCATGCTCATCTGGGCCTGGACGGAGGTCTGAATCTTCTGAAGCCTTTCTTGAAGCGATTGCTCCTGCTCGTTGAGCAGCAGTTCGACCTTCGGGACGAATGAGCTTTCCAGCCTGGCCGCTGCTTGTCCGACGCAGGGGCCCAGCAACTTTTCAATCTGCGCCGGGGTCTGCAATTGGAACTCAGCGGCAACCAGCGCGCTCATCTGTGCCTGGACGGAGCCCAGAGCAGTCTGAATCTTTTCCTGGATCTCTCGTTGCTGCCCGGCGAGCTGTTGGTCAATCTTCGAGTTCAGCTCTGCCGAAGACCGGGCAACCGACTCGGACTTCAGCTCACAGGACTGTTGCACCGATTGTTCCAGCGTGCGTATCTGCGCCTGGACGGAACCCAGCGCGCTGTGAAGCCTGTCCTGGACCGATCGTTCCTGTTCGGTAAGCAGGTGTTCAACCTTGTCGATCTCATTGCTGAACCTGCTTTCGTATTGTTTCATCGCACTGTCCAGCGCGGCCTTCTGCTGCTCGCCTGACAACTGCGCACCCGAATTCGACTTCAGCTCACGGACCTGTTGCACCGATTGTTCCAGCGCCTGCATCTGCGCCTGGATGGATCCCAGCACGCTCTGGAGCGTGTCCTGTATCGACTGTTGCTGGTTGGCAGTTAGCTGTTCAAACTTTTGGGAGAAGGACTTTTCCAGCCTGGCTTCCGATTGCTCAACGCAGGGCTGCAGCAGTTTGTCAACCTGAGCAGGAAGCTGCAATTCTTCCCGCAATTCGGCGGCAGCCTGCTCGATGTGGCCGCCTACCTCATTCTGGATGGCTTCCAGGGCGGCGCGAGTTTGCTCTCGAGCCTTCTTCGCCAGTTCCGCCGTCGTCTTGAGGGAAAACCCTTCGAGGTCATTGCGGAGCCGGTCCTTCAGAGTGTTCATGTGCAGCCTGGGCGCGGACGCGGAATCGTCCTGAACGCCCGCAGGCAAGCCTGGAATCTCAACGCCCGAAAAGCTGGCGACGGCCCGCAGTACTTCCCTCAACGTCTGTTGCACTTGCTCGATGTCGTGTTGCCAGGGCCGCTCGTTTTGCCTCGGATCAGGTGCAGGGTCAGGCCGCGTCCCTTTTTTTTGCCCGCTGGCCAAACGACTGGCGCGAAGTTCCTGCTCAAAACTGATGGTTCCTCTCATTTTGCGGCATGCCGCTGGCGGGGCCGGTCCCGCGCACTGCTGGTCACTTCCGGGAGGCTCCGTCAATCAATCAAATAATTCCAGCAGCATTCTCCTTTCACCCCTCGGCATCGGGACGCTCATCTATCGCTTTTCCCGGGTGCTGGTTACACTTTGGTACTTATAAACTACTTCGTCAAAGAACTTAAGTACTAGAACTTTAGTGCCATTCCACAGGGGAGTTGAGGGCGCTGCTGTTGGCATCTGGCATTGAAGTCGTACGAATCACAGGAGTTAAACTTCAAACGAGGGCGCGCAATTGCCAGCGGCGCCGGCAGCTTCAAGCTGCTGGCGGTCGGGATTTCGCGGCCAGGTGGTCAATGATACTGCCAAGGTAATAGAGGATGGCGGCGTTGATGATCAATCCCGGCAGGACCGTCAGCGACGCAAAGAAGCCGTAGAGCGCGGGCGAGCCGGCAAAACGGTTATACCAATTGACGAAGCCGACTGAATCCCAGAACCGCCCGAAGATGATGCTCCAGGGCAGCGTGATGAATATCGCAGGAACTCCTGAAAGCTCCGAGTTTGCCGTGTCAAAAATGAGGGAGCGGAAGGCCAGTATCTCGGCAAAGAGAAAAATGGCGAGGTAGGTGATGAGGAAAATCAATCCTAGTCGCGAACGCAGCCGCATACTCTGTCCACCTGATCGAGCAGTGTAACGCAGCCTCCTCTACCACGTCATCCTGGTCCCGCAGAGCGGGAAAAGGAATCTGCTGTTCCCTCGGGCGTAGAAGCAGATCCCTCGGGCCGGAAGAGTACCGGCCCTTGGAATGATGACGTGTGGTGCAGAATCACTTGGGTGCTTCTCCCGCTTCGCGGGCTCAGCATGACGGGTGGCCTTTTTCAACGGCCTGCTGGACCGGCGAGCGTCTGTGCCCGCAGGCAAACTTGCATCAGTGGAGTTTAACGCTGATGGTCTCGTCACGGTCGAGAGTGAAACGCGCCTTGTCAAAGCCTGGCGCCGAAAAATGCACCGGCGGGTTCTGCGACATGCCCCACTGTTCCTTAGGCTTGCCGTACCAGTTACGATCGAGCTTCCGGTTCTCGTTCAGATCGTGCAGCACAACGGCGGCATACTCGCCGGCCGGCAAATCAGAGATTTGAATCTCCACTGAACCCGGATGGGCCGGCACCGCGACAGCCCGGAACGCGCGGCCATTATCTGTTGGCCAGCCCCGCGGCGAGTTGAAGACCAGCACTCCCACAACGCCCTCGCTGCTGGAAACGCCTTGCGCCGTGATGGTCAGCGTGTATCCATGACCAGACGCCCAGCACGGAACGCCGAAAAGCAGGAGGCATTCGAGGAATTTCAAGCAGAATCTGTATCGGAACGTATGACGCTCCTTCTGAACGAGCCGGCGCCTAGCGCGCAACTCTCACCACAATGTGAAACTTCAGGGTGACGGCGTCCTTCACCTTCACCGTTCCCCCTGCAACGCTTTCGGGCTTAAGCCCGTAGTCCGTCTGCTGGATTTGGAATTCGCCGTCAAACGCGGCCTGCTGTCCATCAGAGCGGTACTGCGCCTGGACCGTGACGGGATGACTGTGCCCGTGGATTTCCATGTTTCCGGTGACCTGCAGCCGACCGCTGCCTTGCGCTTTGATGGCCGTTGCGGTGAACTTGATCTGCGGATAGCGCGCGGCGTCGAGGACCTCGCTGCTCAGCATCCGCTGTTGGATTGTGCGCATCTCGGACTCGCTGGGTCCCTTCCCCAATCCGGCTTTTTGCCGGGCCGCGGGAGTGTCGACGACCAGTTTGTCCGTGGGCAGCGTAATGACCGCACTTGCATGGCTCAGATCGTCAGGGTTTACCTTGAGGTCAGCGGACCAATCGCTGGCGAGGACAGCGTGCCGGTGGCCGGCAAATGCGAATAAGCCGGTGGTGCCTGTGATTGCTACCAGGTAGGAGGCGCCGTAATCCACGGCCTCGTCCGCCGGAGAGGGCATTCCCCTTCCGCGCAGTGACGGCACTCCAGAGACAAGGAGCAATATGGGCCACAGAATACCGGCGGCAGAGCGCCGCACAGTTCGCGCTTTTTGCATTAGAGACTCCCTTTCTCGATGGCATGCCCGCGTTTGCAGGCGAATAAGCCCCGCGGCTGCACTTTGTTCGATGCCGGATGACCTTCTGTGGCGCGGGCGTCCTGGCCCGTGCTGCGGCCACAATAAACGGCCAGGATGGCCGCGCCACAAAATGGAGGCCAAGCCACGAGCCAGCGCCAGGAACGCCGCCGCAGTACTCGAGAGACCTCAGTGGTCCAGCGTGCACGCCTGCGCACCGTAAGGGCACGCCGCTGGCTTCCCCCTGAGGACAAACGTACCACCTGGGCGACACATGGCTTGTCAGGCATTTGTGGCAAATTTGTAAATGTTAAGTGGATGAAGCGAAGTGGTCCTGCACATGGGGATTGGCGATTGCGGATGGTCTAAAGGAAGCGAGTAAGGAGGTCGTGGGTAGTGGGTCAATTTGAATTCCGCAGGTTTTTCTCTTGTGTCCCTTTTCAATAAGAGTCATCATAGTGGTATGCCTAAGCGTTCAAGAACAACCGACCCTATTTTGCTTGCCAAGAAAGTCTTTGACCATATCGAAGCCACTGGTAAACCTAAAAAGAACCCGGCTGCTGTAGCTCTTGGAAAACTAGGGGGGCCAAGGGGTGGGCCAGCCAGAGCAAAAGCTCTAAGCCCTGCACGGCGGTCGGAAATTGCACAAAAAGCCGCTCAGGCACGATGGGAAAAGCGTAAGTATTAGTCTGTTATCTCGTACTCTGAGATGAACGATTGGCGTGTCGCCTCCTCTTCAAGACAGTCCGTGGTTCGTGGGTACATATTTTGGAACCACGCATTCAGAAGGGGTTTGACTGCACTAACGTTAACCATAGGCTTGCCCGCCCGCAAAAGAATTGTATGATTAAGACCGCCAACGACAGGGCACACTTCTGAAAACTGTTTTGCCTCCCGGATGTGATACCAAGTTCTCTGGGTAGACATGAAACAGTTTTGCTTTCTCAAATTCAGCCAATGTAATGCCGCATTGGCCCCGGCTCCGCCGCAGAAGAATCCAGGATTGGTTTGTTCCTGAATATTCACACAATCTGTAAAAAACAGAACTGGCTTTCCCGCTTGAGTAAACCCCGCAACCGTAACCTGAGTTGAGATCACTCTATCTCTTATCTCCCCTGCTATGTCATCTCGCTTTTGCAAGTCTCTTTTTCCCAGGAACTCATCTAGGCTAACTCCATAATCAGCCAGGACCTCGCGCCGCATCCACATGCGAACATACTCGGCAGTCCTGTCCAGAGAAAGTTTGATTAGGTCAACCAAGTTAGGATCGGACGCCTGAAAAGAAGTCATCTGGTGGTGAAGATAGCTCACTACTTGATGGCTCTGACTTATGTCACCAGCTATTGCCATATAGAACCCGTGGGGCAAATCGTATAGCTTTGTTCCCTCGGGATTGCCACTAACCGGTGTCCCGCTCGCATCTGAGTAGCTGATGAGAGTGTCGGCACACATTATGAAATTACCGGTCTGGGTCCGGCTAACTGCGTCACACAAAGCAGCAATTGTCACTGTCATTGGCTTGGTGCTCCATCTGTCTCGCGGCCGCCGAATAATGATATTCCCGTGCCATCGTCTGTGAGTGCCAATCATACCTGAAATATTTTCCCCAACCTTACAAAGATTTCCCTTGACAATGCCTGAGCGTTCAAGCATAATATTGGACATGAACAGACTCCCTTTCTCCAAGCAAGTTGCCGTTGTAAGCGCCCTCGTTGAAGGGAACTCCATTCGTTCCACGAGCCGTATGACTGGCGTGGCTAAAGGAACAATCCTTAGTCTCTTGGAAGACCTTGGAACGGCGTGCGCTGAATTTCACGACCGCGCAGTGCGAAACGTGAAAGCCCGTCGCGTTCAATGTGATGAAATTTGGCAGTTTTGCTATGCCAAAGACAAAAATGTTCCGGCTGAGAAACAGGGGCAATTTGGGTATGGGAGCGTCTGGACGTGGATTGGAATTGACGCCGATACCAAGTTGACCATTTCTTACCTTGTCGGAACGCGTGATGGCGCATCGGCTTACGAGTTTATGAACGATCTGGCCGGACGCCTTGCCCATCGGGTGCAATTGACCACAGACGGACATCGGGCATACCTTGATGCCATCGAAGGGGCTTTTGGGGCTGATATTGACTATGCCACGCTGACGAAGATTTACGGGGCGCCCGTCGAATCCGAGAGGCGTTATAGCCCTGCCGTATGTCTTGGAGCTACAGCCGCTGTGATTAGTGGCAAACCTGACCGACGCCACATTTCGACAAGCTATGTCGAAAGGCAAAACCTCACGATGCGGATGTCCATGAGACGGTTTACCCGCCTGACGAACGCTTTCAGCAAGAAGGTTGAGAACCTTCGCCATGCGGTTGCGCTTTATGCTGTCCACTATAATTTCTGCCGTGTCCATAAGACTCTCAGGGTTACACCCGCAATGGAAGCGGGGCTGTCAGATCACATTTGGAAGATCGAAGAATTGGTTCGGCTCATAGCAGGTCAAATGCCAAAGGCGGCATGAGTTCAAATTGACCCACTACCAGGTCGTGTAGTGCAGGACAAGTGCCCCGGCCTTCCCGAAACGCGCCCAACCGATCTGCGGCCAGGGCCGCGCGGTATCGCATGCCGGGGTCAGATGAATCCGTGATCGTGCGAAACAGGCGCTGGGCTAGCCGGGGCCGCCACAAAACTGCGGGTCTCAATACTGGAGGCCGGCACTGGCCGCCACCTGCTTTTCAATCGAATCTGCTGGAATCGGGTCCTCGCGGGTTACTGAGGGATCGATCCGGCTCTCGTGGCGGCGGACTTCCTCAATCACGCATCTGGGGCAGCCGTGATACCGGCGTATCCTGGCGCCGTGCCGTGGGCATATCTGCTCAAACGGGGCAGTCTCTGTCTGATTTTGGTCGGGCTCAATCATCTCCATCGTCGCATCCCCCCGAACCCTGAACACTAGAGTGAGCCTAGCGCCCGGACGCCGGATCTACAATGGACCTTTAGTTCCAGCAGGTTATCCGCGAGTATCAGCCGGTCGCGTTGCGCGACCACCCTTCCCCAGGGGCGCGGGCTTTGGTTTCCTGGAAGGCTGACAACTGAGTCCAACCGCCCGCATACACCGCAAAAGGTTCAGCATATGCGCGGCCTGCCCGCCAGAAAATCGGGGCGCGGCAGACCCTGGGGCGGCACTACTTCCTGCTGCCGGCGCCGCGTTCGGGCGCGATGGCGGCGAAATCCTGCGTAATGTAAAGATCGCCGTCCGACGCTTGCACGATGCCGATGCCCACGTCTGTGTATTTCGGGTCGAGGATGTTGCCCCGGTGATTGTTCTGGAAGCGCGGCTCGTCCATGAAGGATTCTTCCGCTTCCCGGACAGTCTGGTTGATGGCGATGTTCTCCGCCAAAGCACTCCAGTGAATTCCAGTGGCGTTGATTCGAACGAAGGGGCTCCGGCCCTGTTGGTCAAAATGGCTGAAGTACCGGTGCCGAAGCATGTCGCGGGAATGCTCCCGCGCCACTTGAGCCAATTTCTCGTTCCATCTGAGGGATTGCGCCCGGCCATGGGTTTCGCCAGCGTTCGCAGGGTCGCGCCGGTCGCGATTGACCAGCGCCAACATCTGCCTTTCCAGACCGGACATCGTGCGATTGTCCGAGGTCTGCGCCGCACCTGGCGGAAGGGCTTTTGGCACCGCCTGAGCTCGAGCCATTGGCGGAGGCGCAAAATAGGGCAGGACCCGCCCCGGAGTTTGCGCAGGCCTCGCGAATGCCAGGACGGCAATCCAGAAGAACGTAGTGGATACAGCGGCGGGCGGGCAGGGGAAATATGTCTTCATCCTGAATCATCCTGACGCGTATAATCCGTTGCCGTCGCCCTGAAGTATCCCTCTTCTTAAAGAGCTGCGCACACGGCCATTGTAATCCCCTTGTCCAGTTGCAGCGGCCCGCGTGGATGGGGCGCTCGCCCATTCCCCTACTATTGCGGCGGTGGATGACTGGAGGAGTTTGTTCAGGCAAGACCCGTCGTGGATGGACTGGCGATGGAGCAAAAGATAGCGGGCACGGCGAGACCCGCCCCCGGTTGAAGTGGAATCCGCATCCGCAGCAGTCAGCCGGGCGGACCTCGTGGGGTGCGTCTAACGTTTCCTCACGATGCCGTCAGGCGCTACGGGCGTCCCGCTCCCGCCTGGGCGGGGCCAGGCTGGCCGTGTCACCAATACCGTAAATCTACCTGGGACGCACCACGCTAGTTGCAGCCGTTGAACTTGAATCCTACAATCTGCGTTCCCCAGTTGGTGTAGGAGCCGGTCTTCTTGAGGTACTCGTTGGCATACCACATGGTGCAGTCGTCCGCGGGATCGACACTCATGCTGGAGTAATCGCCCCAGCGGTTGACAGACTTTTGCGCTCCCTTGCCAATATTGAACTGGGTTTCAAGTTCCATCCCGTTTTCGGAGGGCGTCTTCCCCGTGACGGCGAGATAGGGAAACACGGACGGGCTCGAAACGCTATAGCCGAGGCCCAGATTGCCCTGTTTATCCTGGGCGATGCTGCCCATCCAGCGGTAAAGGCCATCGTTGGGGCCAAACGTTCCATTCTTGGCTACGGTCCAACTGCCCCCGGTGCTCGTCAACTGATACCAGCGCTCGCCCGTCTGGCTGCTGGCAGAGCTGTCCTGCACGGAGTGGGAGACCGCCATCGACTGAGTGCCGTTGTAGTTGCGATAGGACAGGCGGTACATCAGCCGGTCGCCCAGAGAATCGAGCCGGGCGCTGGAGCCGAACTGCGGGACGCACGCGCCACCGCCGCATGCCTCATGGAACGTGGCTACGGCGATGTTCGTCGGCCCGGTGATGCTGACGCTTTGGCTTGCGAAGTTCGGTGTGAACTTGATCAATTGGACGGCGTTGGCGCCGGTAAAGTCCAGGAAGTATTCACCCGCGCCTGAGGGGGCGGGGCTGGTCGTTCCGGTCACCCCAGGGCTGCCCTCCAGGTCCGCCGGCAGGACGCTCGAAAGGTTCGACATGACCGGGCTGCACACCCACTCGAACGAGGCTGGCGGGTTGGCGACGTCGCTGAGCGGGAAGCCGCACATCTGGGCGCCGGCAAACGAGTTGCCGCCGCTGAAGATGTTGGCGGAGAAATATACCCCGGACGTCGAGCCGGGAGCGGTCCAGCTTCCAGTGGCCCAGATGCCCAGCTTGGGATAATCGGGGAAGTTCTTGCCGAACGGGATGTCGTATGCATCGTAGCTGCCGGTCGCGTCCGGCGAGGTCGAAATGGCGAGGCAGAAATGATTGTCCGACAGGCTTCCGTTGTAGGCAAGCTGACTGATGATCCAGCGCTGGTCGACCTTGTCGTAAAGCACGATGGGGTCGCCGCCATCAACCGAAGAGCACAAGGATGTCCCGCCTGCCGCCGCCCAGATGTCATGCATCGCCGTGGCGGGCTGCAATACGTGCCCGGTTTCGTCGTAGACGGCGTAGGTGACGTTCACGGTCTCGACAATCTGGCCATTTCCAACCGAAATGTTGGTGTCAGGAGGAACGTAGCCGACCGACGTGAGGCCATCAATGCCGCCCTCAATGACGCTGCGAGAGTCGCTGTTGACAGGATTCGTTTGGAGCAGAGAGTCTGTCCAGGTTGTCCCGCCTCCGCCACCTCCGCCTCCGGGACGCGAGTTGGGCTTTCGCAATGGAAACACGCGCACCGGCGCATTGGGTTGGGAGTGGTGCGTGGCCCTGTAACTGGCCATCGGACTCGTGGTGCCGATCTTGCTGGCCGTCCGGGTCTCGGCGCGCGGCGTTCTGTCAGCAGCGAGCGGCAAGGCCCACATCAGGCATGCAATAAGACAAATGAGTTTTGCTCTTGAAACCGTGGTCATCTTCCCCCCTTACTTGAGGACTGGATTCCCCCAAGCGGCACTCTGAAACGCCAAAGTATATATTGCGTCTGCCGGAGCGGCAATCAGGTGTTTACCGGAGAGTTAACCGGGGAAGCCATCGCGGGCAGGGAACGCAGCCACCCGTGATGGTAGCGGGCAGGAACGAATAGCGAGATGAGAGCAGCAGGTTTGCACGCTGCGGGGGAGGCGAAAGCCGACCGCGGACTTCTTTGCGGTGGAATAGACCCACAGCCGGAAAATTGCTGGACGCGCTGACCACCCGTCCGCGGTCAAGGGGCGTTGTTGAAAAAGACCTGGCTGCTGAGCGAGCCTATGCCAATTGTCGCAAAACCCTGCCCGCCCAAAAGAAGGAAACGCGGTGTTGACGCGGGCGATTGCAGTGGGCTTACGATAGCCGCGGCGTTGTACACGTTTGCGCCAGGTGAGTCTCCGGCAGCGATGCCGGTCCATTGCATGAGCGTCCCGTCGGCATTGATGCTGCTGGCTTCCAGTTCCTGGGACCCCGAGTTTCCGTCATACACGCCTTCAGCGTCGATGACTTGCCCGAAGGCCGTCCAGGTGGCCTGCTTCTTGCGTTTCACTATGGTTGATGAAGTGGTGGTCCAGGTCCCGACAACCCCGTTCAGGATGGTGGCGAAATTCACATTGTTGATGCCCGGGCTGCCTTGCGCCCCCGGGCTGATCGATCCGGTTGGGTCGCCGCCCAGAACGTAGAGTCTCCCGGCATATCCAAATTCCGTGGCAAAGGAGATTGCCAGGGGATAAGGGTTGGCGGACTGCTGTGTCCACGCACCCAGCGTTCCGTCGGATTTAACCGGGGCCGAATAGACATTCGCCGACGGCGTGCTGTCAGCATTCAGGCCTCCCACGACGTAGACATACCCGTTCGAAAGTGCGGCGGCTGCGCCCACCAGCGGCACCGGCAGCGACGAAGCAAGTTGCGTCCAGGTTCCCACCGCCCCGCTGTTTGAATCGACCCCGGCCATATAAACATTGGTTGTTCCGCCGGGCGTGCCGCCAGAGGTAACCTGTCCTCCCAGGACATAGATAAAG is part of the Terriglobia bacterium genome and encodes:
- a CDS encoding DUF2141 domain-containing protein, translated to MKFLECLLLFGVPCWASGHGYTLTITAQGVSSSEGVVGVLVFNSPRGWPTDNGRAFRAVAVPAHPGSVEIQISDLPAGEYAAVVLHDLNENRKLDRNWYGKPKEQWGMSQNPPVHFSAPGFDKARFTLDRDETISVKLH
- a CDS encoding YceI family protein; the encoded protein is MQKARTVRRSAAGILWPILLLVSGVPSLRGRGMPSPADEAVDYGASYLVAITGTTGLFAFAGHRHAVLASDWSADLKVNPDDLSHASAVITLPTDKLVVDTPAARQKAGLGKGPSESEMRTIQQRMLSSEVLDAARYPQIKFTATAIKAQGSGRLQVTGNMEIHGHSHPVTVQAQYRSDGQQAAFDGEFQIQQTDYGLKPESVAGGTVKVKDAVTLKFHIVVRVAR
- a CDS encoding IS1 family transposase, whose protein sequence is MNRLPFSKQVAVVSALVEGNSIRSTSRMTGVAKGTILSLLEDLGTACAEFHDRAVRNVKARRVQCDEIWQFCYAKDKNVPAEKQGQFGYGSVWTWIGIDADTKLTISYLVGTRDGASAYEFMNDLAGRLAHRVQLTTDGHRAYLDAIEGAFGADIDYATLTKIYGAPVESERRYSPAVCLGATAAVISGKPDRRHISTSYVERQNLTMRMSMRRFTRLTNAFSKKVENLRHAVALYAVHYNFCRVHKTLRVTPAMEAGLSDHIWKIEELVRLIAGQMPKAA
- a CDS encoding CAP domain-containing protein; translation: MKTYFPCPPAAVSTTFFWIAVLAFARPAQTPGRVLPYFAPPPMARAQAVPKALPPGAAQTSDNRTMSGLERQMLALVNRDRRDPANAGETHGRAQSLRWNEKLAQVAREHSRDMLRHRYFSHFDQQGRSPFVRINATGIHWSALAENIAINQTVREAEESFMDEPRFQNNHRGNILDPKYTDVGIGIVQASDGDLYITQDFAAIAPERGAGSRK